One stretch of Variovorax sp. 54 DNA includes these proteins:
- a CDS encoding succinylglutamate desuccinylase/aspartoacylase domain-containing protein codes for MTQTLQAFAPDTAPLEVLPRDLSAYRQGNTGIDYVHRFASGKPGPHVLINALTHGNEICGMVAATHLLDRGVRPKIGTLTVSFANVEAYEAFDIAQPYENRQLVHNLNRIWSPALLDGTEHSPELRRARELRPVLDAADYVLDIHSTRAPVQPFWVYPEFERNAGLAQAVGGPPVHLVMPVGAAPGTGVTAYGRHGEPGIDGGAVVVECGQHFAQSAADLATDVSLRFLAHLGLIDPVPRVAVAARRFRLLEVHMVTSDDFAFVRPVLGFETFDQGELIAVQAGREIRSPCDGCTIFMPTRAPVIGREGVYLTVPV; via the coding sequence ATGACACAGACACTGCAGGCTTTCGCTCCCGACACCGCACCGCTGGAGGTGCTGCCGCGCGACCTCTCGGCCTACCGGCAGGGCAACACCGGCATCGACTACGTGCACCGCTTCGCGTCGGGCAAGCCCGGCCCGCACGTGCTCATCAACGCGCTCACGCACGGCAACGAGATCTGCGGCATGGTCGCGGCCACGCACCTGCTCGACCGCGGCGTGCGCCCGAAGATCGGCACGCTCACCGTGAGCTTCGCGAACGTCGAGGCCTACGAGGCCTTCGACATCGCGCAGCCCTACGAGAACCGCCAGCTGGTGCACAACCTGAACCGCATCTGGTCGCCCGCGCTGCTCGACGGCACCGAGCACAGCCCCGAGCTGCGCCGCGCGCGCGAGCTGCGGCCGGTGCTCGACGCGGCCGACTACGTGCTGGACATCCATTCCACGCGCGCGCCCGTGCAGCCCTTCTGGGTCTACCCGGAGTTCGAACGCAACGCAGGGTTGGCGCAGGCCGTCGGCGGCCCGCCGGTGCACCTCGTGATGCCTGTCGGCGCCGCGCCCGGCACGGGCGTCACGGCCTACGGCCGGCACGGCGAGCCGGGCATCGACGGCGGTGCGGTGGTGGTCGAGTGCGGCCAGCATTTCGCGCAGTCGGCGGCCGACCTGGCCACCGACGTGTCGCTGCGCTTCCTGGCGCATCTCGGCCTCATCGACCCGGTGCCGCGCGTGGCGGTGGCCGCGCGCCGCTTCCGGCTGCTCGAGGTCCACATGGTCACGTCGGACGACTTCGCTTTCGTGCGGCCCGTGCTCGGCTTCGAGACCTTCGACCAGGGTGAGCTGATCGCGGTGCAGGCCGGGCGCGAGATCCGCTCGCCCTGCGACGGCTGCACGATCTTCATGCCGACCCGCGCGCCGGTGATCGGCCGCGAGGGTGTGTACCTGACCGTGCCGGTCTGA
- the kefC gene encoding glutathione-regulated potassium-efflux system protein KefC encodes MEHAPAWLTSSLIYLGAAVLVVPLSKFLGLGSIIGYLVAGIAIGPWGLGLVSSVEDVLHFAEFGVVLMLFLVGLELEPKRLWSLRRPIFGWGSAQVLSCAAVLFAIGWAVGAPWRVALVAALGLALSSTAIALQVFGERNLLKTPSGQAGFSILLFQDVAAIPILALLPLLAGATAAEQSISGLDRALEALKIVGVIAGIILGGRLLLRPILRWIARSDTPEIFTAAALLLVVAIAALMQFVGLSMALGAFLAGVLLAESEYRRELETDIEPFKGLLLGLFFIAVGMSINFGVLVANPWVMAALVLSFLAIKLVVIYALAKAMGLAYQERPVFTLLLAQGGEFAFVVFQAAGPDVLPPQTTSLLIGAVALSMLLSPLLLVLLDKFVLPRYSRTGGPQMDEISEQQDAKVLICGFGRYGQIVGRLLMSQGLQVTVLDHDADTVEGLRQFGFRVFYGDATRLDLLRTAGAGTARAIVVAVDDIEQSLDIVDLVRENFPQARIVARARNVTHLFQLRDRGVQDIEREVFESSLRSGRSTLEALGWPAAEAREASMRFRQRNLKLSDEIYPHYKDRAKLIAANKAGRQQFEEQMAREREERKLRSGQDWDRLGEDEPGDAKAP; translated from the coding sequence ATGGAACACGCACCCGCCTGGCTGACCAGCAGCCTGATCTACCTAGGCGCCGCCGTGCTGGTGGTGCCGCTGTCGAAGTTCCTCGGGCTCGGCTCGATCATCGGCTACCTCGTGGCCGGCATCGCCATCGGACCCTGGGGCCTGGGCCTCGTGTCCAGCGTGGAAGACGTGCTGCATTTCGCCGAGTTCGGCGTGGTGCTGATGCTGTTCCTGGTGGGCCTCGAGCTCGAGCCCAAGCGCCTGTGGAGCCTGCGCCGCCCGATCTTCGGCTGGGGTTCGGCGCAGGTGCTCAGCTGCGCGGCGGTGCTGTTCGCCATCGGCTGGGCCGTGGGCGCACCGTGGCGCGTGGCGCTGGTGGCGGCGCTCGGGCTGGCACTGTCGTCCACCGCCATCGCGCTGCAGGTGTTCGGCGAACGCAACCTGCTGAAGACGCCCAGCGGCCAGGCCGGCTTCTCGATCCTGCTATTCCAGGACGTGGCCGCGATCCCGATCCTTGCGCTGCTGCCGTTGCTGGCCGGCGCCACGGCGGCCGAGCAGTCCATCAGCGGGCTGGACCGCGCGCTCGAGGCGCTGAAGATCGTCGGCGTGATCGCCGGCATCATCCTCGGCGGCCGGCTGCTGCTGCGCCCGATCCTGCGCTGGATCGCGCGCAGCGACACGCCCGAGATCTTCACCGCCGCCGCGCTGCTGCTGGTGGTGGCCATCGCGGCGCTCATGCAGTTCGTCGGCCTGTCGATGGCGCTGGGCGCCTTCCTCGCCGGCGTGCTGCTGGCCGAGAGCGAGTACCGGCGCGAGCTCGAGACCGACATCGAGCCCTTCAAGGGCCTGCTGCTGGGGCTGTTCTTCATCGCGGTGGGCATGTCGATCAACTTCGGCGTGCTGGTGGCCAACCCCTGGGTCATGGCGGCGCTGGTGCTGAGCTTCCTCGCAATCAAGCTGGTCGTGATCTACGCGCTGGCCAAGGCCATGGGCCTGGCCTATCAGGAGCGGCCGGTGTTCACGCTGCTGCTGGCGCAGGGCGGCGAGTTCGCCTTCGTGGTGTTCCAGGCCGCCGGGCCCGACGTGTTGCCGCCGCAGACCACCTCGCTGCTGATCGGCGCGGTCGCGCTGTCGATGCTGCTGTCGCCGCTGCTGCTGGTGCTGCTCGACAAGTTCGTGCTGCCGCGCTACAGCCGCACGGGCGGGCCGCAGATGGACGAAATCTCGGAACAGCAGGACGCCAAGGTGCTGATCTGCGGCTTCGGCCGCTACGGCCAGATCGTCGGGCGCCTGCTGATGTCGCAGGGCCTGCAGGTGACGGTGCTCGACCACGACGCCGACACCGTCGAAGGCCTGCGCCAGTTCGGCTTCCGGGTGTTCTACGGCGACGCCACGCGGCTCGACCTGCTGCGCACGGCGGGCGCGGGCACGGCGCGCGCCATCGTGGTGGCGGTGGACGACATCGAGCAGTCGCTGGACATCGTCGACCTGGTGCGCGAGAACTTCCCGCAGGCGCGCATCGTGGCGCGTGCGCGCAACGTGACGCACCTGTTCCAGCTGCGCGACCGCGGCGTGCAGGACATCGAGCGCGAGGTGTTCGAGTCGTCGCTGCGCAGCGGCCGTTCGACGCTGGAGGCGCTGGGCTGGCCGGCGGCCGAGGCGCGCGAGGCGTCGATGCGTTTCCGCCAGCGAAACCTCAAGCTCAGCGACGAGATCTACCCGCACTACAAGGACCGCGCCAAGCTGATCGCCGCCAACAAGGCGGGCCGCCAGCAGTTCGAGGAACAGATGGCGCGCGAGCGCGAAGAACGCAAGCTGCGCTCGGGCCAGGACTGGGACCGGCTCGGCGAAGACGAGCCGGGCGACGCGAAGGCGCCCTGA